In one window of Drosophila ananassae strain 14024-0371.13 chromosome XR, ASM1763931v2, whole genome shotgun sequence DNA:
- the LOC6505027 gene encoding uncharacterized protein LOC6505027: MRKMQILVVTRDGRKNIYEVDRFGTVGNLKARIGCNLSVPMGFSRLAYKGRILPNQSVLEDVGVKRMSTLELFWQPLVFTPKQFREKEGDLDKLEQKQRGAGGSMTESYDQMVKTGGIVKASGSFLGGQSLGGDVPNPSCSGSAKFSLPLATRSSSKLQEIEEEELEELTSLSSDELEFLAAYRRPKAQEEEKKTLDELEDGAGKELPSEDVLDLEPKSSAAPLLEAEGGEVAKPSEAPDEKPSVEAIEPPIPPSLKKKNKKNRKKK; the protein is encoded by the coding sequence ATGCGCAAGATGCAGATACTCGTCGTCACTCGCGACGGCAGGAAGAACATCTATGAGGTGGACCGGTTCGGGACGGTCGGCAATCTGAAGGCTAGGATCGGATGCAACCTGTCCGTCCCGATGGGCTTCAGCCGGCTGGCGTACAAGGGCCGCATCCTGCCCAACCAGAGCGTCCTCGAGGACGTCGGCGTGAAGCGGATGTCGACCCTGGAGCTGTTCTGGCAGCCGCTGGTCTTCACCCCGAAGCAGTTTCGCGAGAAGGAGGGCGACCTGGACAAACTGGAGCAGAAGCAGCGCGGTGCTGGCGGCAGCATGACCGAGAGCTACGACCAGATGGTCAAGACTGGGGGCATTGTGAAGGCCTCTGGCAGTTTCCTGGGCGGCCAGTCGCTGGGCGGCGATGTCCCGAATCCCTCGTGCAGCGGCTCGGCCAAGTTCTCACTGCCACTGGCCACTCGGTCCAGCAGCAAGCTGCAGGAGATTGAGGAGGAGGAACTGGAGGAGCTAACCTCCCTGTCCTCCGATGAACTGGAATTCCTGGCCGCCTATCGCCGTCCCAAGGcccaggaggaggagaagaagACACTGGACGAACTGGAGGATGGTGCTGGGAAGGAGCTGCCCTCCGAGGATGTCTTGGACTTGGAGCCGAAATCCTCGGCGGCTCCTTTGTTAGAGGCTGAGGGCGGGGAGGTGGCCAAGCCATCGGAGGCACCGGACGAGAAGCCATCGGTGGAGGCCATCGAACCGCCCATTCCGCCCAGCctcaagaagaagaacaagaAGAATCGGAAGAAGAAGTAG
- the LOC6505240 gene encoding uncharacterized protein LOC6505240, translating into MKYYLLLIAAVSFLTYISCDGCIQCNSKTNERCATDPLSLLNRNCSDGTSNCYSRVVDGYTIRGCAADLNNATRASCNNELECVLCTYAEGCNRNVFPQTRTQCLQCSGNSTSSTCAVETYSVPTICPIYKFGDRCYIRNSNRTVDGSFQRGCLTTAQSNKQCVKDGNCFLCDGRGCNFLSANDTQIPLARDSGVQLALSMSVLAGALLAAWRL; encoded by the exons ATGAAGTACTACCTGTTACTCATTGCTGCCGTGTCATTTCTGACCTACATCAGTTGTG ATGGATGCATCCAGTGCAACTCGAAGACCAACGAACGCTGCGCCACCGATCCCCTATCGCTCCTGAACAGGAACTGCTCGGACGGCACCTCCAACTGCTACTCCCGTGTGGTTG ATGGTTACACGATTCGTGGTTGTGCCGCCGATCTGAACAACGCCACTCGCGCCTCCTGCAACAACGAGCTGGAGTGCGTGCTCTGCACCTATGCGGAGGGCTGCAACCGGAATGTCTTCCCCCAGACTAGGACGCAGTGCCTCCAGTGCTCTGGCAACTCAACCTCCTCGACCTGCGCCGTGGAGACGTACAGCGTGCCCACCATCTGCCCCATCTACAAGTTCGGCGATCGCTGCTACATCCGGAACAGCAACCGGACCGTGGATGGCTCCTTCCAGCGGGGATGCTTGACCACCGCCCAGAGCAACAAGCAGTGCGTCAAGGACGGCAACTGCTTCCTCTGCGACGGCCGTGGCTGCAACTTCCTCAGCGCCAACGACACCCAGATCCCCCTGGCCCGCGACTCTGGCGTCCAGCTGGCCCTCTCCATGTCCGTCCTGGCCGGAGCTCTGCTCGCCGCCTGGCGCCTCTAG
- the LOC6505028 gene encoding splicing factor ESS-2 homolog, which produces MSETPRTPATPGTPGTPGSLAMEMARAQNTALAEFKKPTDLVRRKNKPKILTEEKYIEEMSKIIQRDFFPDLEKLRAQNDYLDAESRRDFVQMSEIRERYSLGRIPGMGSARSGSRLRNQRNNAMSPATFETPVSNNGSNTPLPPSREPNRPNSPSPSEKSSIEGGSKDITSKMSLDAFLQNYTSEDNNSFQEIIETAEAKLRQKYSVLFNHEKMSAEQLQRALTLPSIEKQFEGADPLRKIETWKYTNMNSIMYVPDGVEYTEEERVQAAERRQSIQHKATRLPDEAQHRDGVENKRAEDNPPGGPIEGTATPRIRGFDLLRSPSPRPGEAFSPIMTWGEIDGTPFRLDGGDTPMRPTQGPSFRINETSRRENIALALAEKVSEKMRNQKQMALDTARKNIGSPLIRSSMERLASMSPAAQRLATGKLGLRATPVMSHTPSPIRCKRRKVTPGVSRSNTPQQRPSLQQLGRIGTPSKNTPIDTGSTLTDDLLKIPTKRRSAASDFF; this is translated from the exons ATGTCCGAGACTCCCAGGACGCCAGCCACACCGGGAACTCCCGGTACACCTGGCAGCCTAGCTATGGAGATGGCCCGAGCCCAGAACACGGCGCTGGCGGAATTCAAGAAGCCCACGGATCTGGTGCGTCGCAAAAACAAGCCAAAGATCCTTACCGAGGAAAAGTACATCGAGGAGATGTCGAAAATCATACAGCGTGACTTCTTTCCGGATCTGGAAAAGTTGCGGGCCCAGAACGACTACCTAGATGCCGAGTCGCGCAGGGATTTCGTGCAAATGTCGGAGATACGAGAGCGCTACAGTCTGGGCAGGATTCCCGGTATGGGGAGCGCCAGGAGCGGCAGTAGGTTAAGGAACCAAAGGAACAATG CCATGTCACCCGCCACTTTTGAGACACCCGTAAGTAACAATGGCAGCAACACGCCACTGCCTCCCTCCCGGGAACCAAACCGACCCAACTCTCCGTCCCCGTCCGAGAAAAGTTCCATTGAAGGCGGTTCGAAAGATATCACCTCCAAGATGTCTCTGGACGCCTTTCTGCAGAACTACACCAGCGAGGATAATAACAGTTTCCAGGAAATCATTGAAACGGCGGAGGCCAAGCTCCGCCAGAAGTATTCTGTACTCTTTAATCACGAGAAGATGTCGGCGGAGCAACTGCAGCGGGCCCTGACGCTGCCCAGCATCGAGAAACAGTTCGAAGGCGCTGATCCGCTGAGGAAGATCGAGACGTGGAAGTACACCAACATGAATTCCATAATGTACGTACCTGATGGTGTTGAATACACGGAGGAGGAGCGCGTCCAGGCGGCAGAACGCAGACAGAGCATCCAGCACAAGGCCACTCGTTTGCCGGACGAGGCTCAGCATCGCGACGGAGTGGAGAACAAGAGAGCTGAGGATAACCCTCCAGGTGGGCCAATAGAGGGCACAGCCACTCCCAGAATCAGGGGCTTTGATCTCCTGCGCTCTCCCTCACCCCGTCCTGGCGAAGCCTTCTCCCCCATCATGACCTGGGGCGAGATAGACGGCACTCCGTTCCGTCTTGATGGCGGAGACACGCCCATGCGGCCCACCCAGGGACCCTCGTTCCGGATAAACGAGACCTCGCGCCGCGAGAACATAGCCCTGGCCCTGGCCGAGAAGGTCAGCGAGAAGATGCGCAATCAGAAGCAAATGGCATTGGATACGGCCCGCAAGAACATCGGCTCCCCCTTGATTCGGTCCAGCATGGAGCGTTTGGCCAGCATGTCGCCGGCGGCCCAACGACTGGCCACCGGGAAGCTGGGACTGCGAGCCACGCCCGTTATGTCGCACACCCCATCTCCCATTAGGTGTAAGAGGCGCAAGGTGACGCCGGGTGTCTCGAGGAGCAACACACCGCAGCAGAGACCATCGCTGCAGCAGCTGGGAAGGATCGGCACACCGTCCAAGAACACGCCCATCGATACGGGCTCGACCCTGACGGACGATCTGCTGAAGATACCCACCAAGAGACGCAGTGCAGCGTCCGATTTCTTCTAG
- the LOC6505238 gene encoding sepiapterin reductase codes for MNLSQRTYLIITGASRGIGREFAQQLSGRIQSQGSVVTLLGRNLPLLQEAKEHILAKSPLLTVHTYSLELATAKAGDFAKILEDSTGNGSFERAIVIHNAGTIGDTSKRAREIGDTDILQNYFHTNVFSCMSLNSQFMQVFRNVQKLIVNLSTLAAIAPISSMGYYCSVKAAREMFFRVLALEETAPDTLVLNYAPGMIDTQMTVQVQQEAHDPAIVALFRDQRESKTMLTAAQTTKRFIEVLEAQKFKSGDHVDYRDADL; via the coding sequence ATGAATCTGAGCCAGCGGACTTACCTCATCATCACCGGAGCCTCCCGGGGCATAGGCCGTGAATTCGCGCAGCAACTGTCCGGTCGCATCCAGTCGCAGGGCTCCGTGGTGACGCTGCTGGGCCGGAATCTGCCACTTCTGCAGGAGGCCAAGGAGCACATTCTGGCCAAAAGTCCACTGCTCACTGTGCACACGTACTCCCTGGAACTGGCCACCGCTAAGGCGGGTGACTTTGCCAAGATCTTGGAGGATTCCACTGGGAACGGCAGCTTCGAACGGGCCATAGTGATCCACAATGCCGGCACCATCGGCGACACCTCGAAACGGGCCAGGGAGATCGGTGATACGGACATCCTGCAGAATTACTTTCACACCAACGTCTTCTCCTGCATGTCCTTGAACTCCCAGTTCATGCAAGTCTTCCGAAATGTCCAGAAATTGATCGTGAATCTGAGTACTTTGGCGGCAATAGCTCCCATCTCGTCGATGGGCTACTATTGCTCGGTGAAGGCGGCCCGCGAGATGTTCTTCCGCGTCCTGGCCCTGGAGGAGACCGCCCCGGACACTCTCGTCCTCAACTACGCCCCGGGCATGATCGACACCCAGATGACCGTCCAGGTGCAGCAGGAGGCCCACGATCCCGCCATTGTGGCCCTGTTCCGGGATCAGCGCGAGTCCAAGACCATGCTGACCGCTGCCCAGACCACCAAGCGCTTCATCGAAGTCCTCGAGGCGCAGAAGTTCAAGTCCGGCGACCATGTCGACTACCGGGACGCGGATCTTTAG
- the LOC6505237 gene encoding sepiapterin reductase, with translation MAAKRMDLNKRTFLVLSGTSNPLGQSLALEFCKRLGTGSLALILDEDDQKLMKLKDLLQNELKSETVKVKTGQLDENHSNGYLLMEQALEESKDMRFERSIVLHNEGETATEVLLEPQTAQEWQLYVRKQLYGPVALSQKWLRSKCLEKVEKLAVNVTSSLLVRPLIYGGLLCSCKRARDMYFRAMAAEEARSGVSVLSFSPGLMAGHLTQCDVNGNEIRVEDVVANKKLLQLPRIQPMQATMKLLNILEEISFVSGHDVDYYDTFVL, from the coding sequence ATGGCAGCAAAGAGAATGGATTTAAATAAACGCACTTTCCTGGTGCTCAGCGGCACCTCGAATCCCCTCGGGCAGTCCTTGGCTCTGGAGTTCTGCAAGCGCCTGGGCACTGGCTCCCTGGCCCTGATCCTCGACGAGGATGACCAGAAACTGATGAAGCTGAAGGACCTCCTCCAGAACGAACTGAAATCGGAGACTGTCAAGGTCAAGACTGGCCAGCTGGACGAGAATCACTCGAATGGCTACCTTCTGATGGAGCAGGCTCTGGAGGAGTCGAAGGACATGCGCTTCGAACGATCCATCGTCCTGCACAATGAGGGCGAGACCGCTACGGAAGTCCTCTTGGAGCCGCAGACCGCCCAGGAGTGGCAGCTGTACGTCCGGAAGCAACTCTACGGCCCTGTGGCGTTGAGCCAGAAATGGCTGCGGTCCAAGTGCCTGGAGAAGGTGGAGAAGCTGGCCGTGAATGTGACCTCGTCCTTGCTGGTCCGTCCACTGATCTACGGCGGGCTGCTCTGCTCCTGCAAGCGGGCCAGGGACATGTACTTCCGGGCCATGGCCGCCGAGGAGGCGCGCTCCGGAGTCAGTGTTCTCAGCTTCTCCCCCGGCCTTATGGCCGGACATCTGACCCAGTGCGATGTGAATGGAAACGAGATCCGAGTGGAGGATGTGGTGGCCAACAAGAAGCTGCTCCAGCTGCCCCGCATCCAGCCGATGCAGGCCACCATGAAGCTGCTGAACATCCTGGAGGAGATCTCCTTTGTGTCCGGCCATGATGTCGACTACTACGACACCTTTGTTTTATGA